Proteins co-encoded in one Actinobacillus succinogenes 130Z genomic window:
- a CDS encoding acyltransferase family protein, with protein sequence MIAKKEYYYGLDQLRALLMLIGVLTHAASVISPFYQWNYHSERYQDALIHNIVHVTHFFRVEAFFLIAGFFSAMVLVKKGKRYFLKGRYLRVLMPLVFSILLINSFEVWFVVHHNITAWENISIGSFIVHSWFLLTLMIISLICLLPIDKFFSYLNGFNGLVKAGLFIFYMYLPFGIKFVLNMFVSMTDHPLFYSLYSYFIEKTLYYSIYFFIGYIIYRNEVFRGFFNKKSVKAVLWVITIAGLSYQTLTVSEGRENLPFVMRAINVFIQHASAISVSLLLFDFFFTASFPPSRAVAFFVRSAIIVYLFHHPVLIVFGYYFDVPGMTPFIYFMLLVTVGYLLSFISYLIVNGTRFTRFMFGLK encoded by the coding sequence ATGATTGCCAAAAAAGAATATTATTATGGATTAGACCAACTCAGAGCGTTGTTAATGTTGATCGGTGTGCTCACGCATGCGGCGTCGGTGATCAGTCCTTTTTATCAATGGAATTATCACAGCGAAAGATATCAAGACGCATTGATTCATAATATTGTTCATGTGACGCACTTTTTCCGGGTTGAAGCGTTCTTCTTAATTGCCGGATTCTTTTCGGCAATGGTGCTGGTCAAAAAGGGTAAGCGTTATTTCTTAAAAGGGCGGTATTTGCGAGTATTAATGCCGTTAGTTTTTTCTATTCTGCTAATCAATTCATTCGAAGTTTGGTTTGTCGTTCATCACAATATCACCGCTTGGGAAAATATCAGTATCGGAAGTTTTATTGTTCATTCTTGGTTTTTATTAACCTTGATGATTATTTCATTGATTTGTTTATTACCGATAGATAAATTTTTCAGTTATTTAAACGGATTTAACGGGTTGGTAAAAGCCGGACTGTTTATTTTTTACATGTATTTGCCGTTCGGCATTAAGTTTGTTCTGAATATGTTTGTATCCATGACGGATCATCCGTTATTTTATTCTTTGTATTCTTATTTTATCGAAAAAACATTGTATTACAGTATTTACTTTTTTATCGGTTATATTATTTATCGTAATGAGGTTTTTCGCGGCTTTTTCAATAAAAAGTCGGTGAAAGCCGTATTATGGGTAATCACGATAGCGGGGTTAAGTTATCAAACTTTGACGGTAAGCGAAGGAAGAGAAAATCTGCCTTTTGTTATGCGGGCGATCAATGTGTTTATTCAGCATGCCTCGGCGATTTCGGTCAGTTTACTATTGTTTGATTTCTTTTTTACCGCCTCTTTTCCGCCTTCCCGAGCCGTTGCGTTTTTTGTACGTTCCGCCATTATCGTGTATTTATTTCATCATCCGGTATTGATCGTATTCGGTTATTATTTTGACGTGCCCGGTATGACGCCGTTTATTTATTTTATGCTATTGGTAACGGTGGGATATTTGCTGTCTTTTATTAGCTATCTGATTGTTAACGGCACGAGATTTACCCGTTTTATGTTCGGATTGAAATAG
- a CDS encoding GNAT family N-acetyltransferase, with protein MNIYPIDSSSLMLLKEISIRTFKETFSHSNTPEDMEVYLAAHFSTEQLQSELANPHSNFYFAEINNKVVGYLKLNFSTAQTESFDLNAVEIERIYVLSQFQGTGIGKRLYQHALEFAKQRMAKYLWLGVWEHNSKAIEFYKKNGLEIFDKHIFRLGDDEQTDWLMRIELN; from the coding sequence ATGAATATTTACCCAATCGATAGTTCGTCATTAATGTTGCTAAAAGAAATCAGTATTCGAACATTTAAAGAAACATTTTCACATAGTAATACGCCGGAAGATATGGAGGTGTATTTAGCAGCACATTTTTCTACCGAACAATTACAGTCCGAGCTAGCGAATCCCCATTCAAACTTTTACTTCGCTGAAATTAATAACAAGGTCGTAGGTTATTTGAAACTCAATTTCTCTACCGCACAAACTGAAAGCTTTGATCTAAATGCTGTTGAAATAGAACGCATTTACGTTTTATCTCAATTCCAAGGAACGGGAATTGGAAAACGGTTATACCAACATGCATTAGAATTTGCAAAACAACGAATGGCTAAATATTTGTGGCTTGGCGTTTGGGAGCATAATTCAAAAGCAATTGAATTTTATAAAAAAAACGGGCTTGAAATTTTTGATAAACATATTTTCCGTTTGGGTGATGACGAACAAACGGACTGGCTGATGAGAATCGAATTAAATTAA
- a CDS encoding MarR family winged helix-turn-helix transcriptional regulator: MNYFDSLAELTAQFSQIYSHYAKEYGLTLNELRFLYHLGVHGQTTPTEIGTKWALPKQTVTSLCKQLDRKGYLAFTPDEKDKRGKIIRLSAEGTEITHLFSSKIINIEMQTASDFGSEKFQLLNQYFAELQQLFIRNLGK; this comes from the coding sequence ATGAACTATTTTGATTCCCTGGCTGAACTCACCGCTCAGTTTTCACAAATCTATTCACATTATGCGAAAGAATACGGGCTCACCTTAAATGAGTTACGCTTTTTATACCACTTAGGCGTACACGGACAAACCACGCCGACAGAAATAGGGACAAAATGGGCTCTTCCTAAGCAAACGGTAACCTCTCTCTGCAAACAATTAGACCGCAAAGGCTATTTAGCTTTTACGCCCGATGAAAAAGATAAGCGGGGAAAAATCATTCGATTGAGTGCTGAAGGAACTGAAATAACCCATTTATTTTCTTCGAAAATTATTAATATTGAGATGCAGACAGCAAGTGATTTCGGTAGTGAGAAATTTCAATTATTGAATCAATATTTTGCTGAGTTACAGCAATTATTTATTCGCAATCTAGGCAAGTAG
- a CDS encoding DeoR/GlpR family DNA-binding transcription regulator, translated as METIKRNSPVRNTQQRRHAIMQLLQERGEVSVEQLVQLFDTSEVTIRKDLTALEANGFLVRRYGGAILMPKDFIDESQDENLSKRKLSIAKAAAERIKDHHRIIVDSGSTTAALIKQLNSKQGLVVMTNSLSVASELRSLENEPTLLMTGGTWDTRSESFQGKVAEQVLRSYDFDQLFIGADGIDMERGTTTFNELVGLSQVMAEVSREVIVMAESQKFGRKMPNLELNWTQIDVLVTDDLLSDKDKAIIERHNVEVIVAK; from the coding sequence ATGGAAACGATAAAACGAAATTCTCCCGTACGTAATACGCAGCAACGCCGTCACGCCATTATGCAGTTGTTGCAGGAACGGGGAGAAGTCAGTGTCGAGCAGTTAGTACAGCTTTTTGATACGTCCGAAGTGACTATCCGTAAAGATTTGACCGCACTTGAAGCTAACGGTTTCTTGGTTCGACGTTATGGCGGGGCGATTTTAATGCCAAAAGATTTCATTGACGAATCACAGGATGAGAACCTTTCGAAACGAAAGTTGTCTATAGCGAAAGCGGCAGCTGAAAGGATTAAAGATCACCACCGCATTATTGTTGACAGCGGCAGTACGACGGCAGCCCTGATCAAGCAGTTGAACAGTAAACAGGGGTTGGTGGTGATGACTAATTCTTTGTCTGTAGCAAGCGAACTGCGTTCACTGGAAAACGAACCGACTTTGTTGATGACCGGCGGTACTTGGGATACGCGCTCGGAATCTTTTCAAGGGAAAGTAGCGGAGCAGGTGTTGCGTTCTTACGATTTCGACCAGCTTTTTATCGGAGCGGACGGTATTGATATGGAACGCGGTACGACCACTTTTAACGAGTTGGTGGGCTTAAGTCAGGTCATGGCGGAAGTGAGCCGCGAAGTGATCGTGATGGCGGAAAGCCAGAAATTCGGGCGTAAGATGCCGAATTTAGAATTAAACTGGACGCAGATTGACGTGCTGGTCACGGACGATTTGTTGTCGGATAAAGATAAAGCAATTATTGAACGGCATAACGTCGAAGTCATTGTGGCAAAATAA
- the leuS gene encoding leucine--tRNA ligase, giving the protein MQEQYRPDLIEAEVQKYWQENKTFKAIKDTNKEKYYCLSMLPYPSGRLHMGHVRNYTIGDVVSRYQRMIGKNVLQPMGWDAFGLPAEGAAVKNNTAPAKWTYENIEYMKNQLKVLGFSYDWEREVTTCRPEYYKWEQWFFTELYKKGLVYKKTSVVNWCPNDETVLANEQVHEGCCWRCDTPVEQREIPQWFIKITDYAEQLLGGLDTLPEWPEMVKTMQRNWIGRSEGVEITFKIENSDETVAVYTTRPDTFYGVSYMAVAAGHPLAERAAQNNPDLAKFIQECKNTKVAEAELATMEKKGMATGLNAVHPITGKPVPIWVANFVLMHYGTGAVMAVPAHDQRDFEFATKYDLPINQVIAPVNGEDIDLSKAAFTEHGKLVNSAEFDGLDFDAAFNGIADKLERMGAGKRQVNYRLRDWGVSRQRYWGAPIPMLTLENGDVVPAPLQDLPIVLPEDVVMDGVKSPIKADPDWAKTTYNGRPALKETDTFDTFMESSWYYARYTCPQYHEGMLDSEEANYWLPVDQYIGGIEHATMHLLYFRFFHKLLRDAGLVSTDEPTKKLLCQGMVLADAFYYTSPTNERIWVSPTKVTLERDEKGRIVKALDDEGRELVHAGMTKMSKSKNNGIDPQEMVEKYGADTVRLFMMFASPAEMTLEWQESGVEGAKRFLGRLWNLVFEYNKNPAKTALNPTALSGVQKALRRGVHKTIAKVSDDIGRRQTFNTAIAAIMELMNKLTRASLAGEQDRAIMGEALSAVVRMLYPITPHVCFQLWKELGNEDVIDFAPWVQADEAAMVEEEKLVVVQVNGKVRGKITVPADMAEDDIKQAALADENVQKFLSGLNIVKTIYVPGKLFSFVAK; this is encoded by the coding sequence ATGCAAGAACAATATCGTCCCGATTTGATTGAAGCCGAAGTGCAAAAATATTGGCAAGAGAACAAAACCTTTAAAGCGATTAAAGATACCAATAAAGAAAAATATTATTGTCTTTCCATGTTGCCGTATCCTTCAGGCCGTCTGCACATGGGGCATGTGCGTAATTACACTATCGGGGATGTGGTTTCCCGCTATCAGCGGATGATCGGAAAAAATGTGTTGCAACCGATGGGATGGGATGCATTCGGTCTTCCGGCGGAAGGGGCCGCGGTGAAAAACAATACCGCACCGGCGAAATGGACTTACGAAAATATCGAATACATGAAAAACCAGTTAAAGGTGCTGGGCTTTTCTTATGATTGGGAGCGCGAAGTCACTACTTGCCGTCCCGAATATTATAAATGGGAACAATGGTTTTTCACCGAGCTTTATAAAAAAGGTTTAGTGTATAAAAAAACGTCGGTAGTGAACTGGTGTCCGAACGATGAAACCGTACTTGCCAACGAGCAGGTTCACGAAGGCTGTTGCTGGCGTTGCGATACACCGGTGGAGCAACGGGAAATTCCGCAATGGTTTATTAAAATAACCGATTATGCCGAACAATTATTAGGCGGTTTGGATACGCTTCCCGAATGGCCGGAAATGGTAAAAACCATGCAACGCAACTGGATAGGTCGTTCCGAAGGGGTGGAAATCACCTTTAAAATTGAAAATTCGGATGAAACCGTAGCGGTTTATACCACCCGCCCGGACACTTTCTATGGGGTATCTTATATGGCGGTGGCGGCAGGTCATCCGCTGGCGGAACGTGCGGCTCAAAATAATCCCGATTTAGCGAAATTTATTCAGGAATGCAAAAATACTAAAGTGGCGGAAGCGGAACTTGCCACCATGGAGAAAAAAGGGATGGCTACCGGCTTGAACGCCGTTCATCCGATTACTGGTAAACCGGTACCGATTTGGGTGGCGAACTTTGTATTAATGCATTATGGTACGGGCGCGGTAATGGCGGTGCCGGCGCACGACCAACGCGACTTCGAATTTGCCACCAAATACGATTTGCCGATTAACCAGGTTATTGCGCCGGTGAACGGTGAAGACATCGATTTAAGCAAAGCGGCGTTTACCGAACACGGTAAGCTGGTTAATTCGGCGGAATTCGACGGTTTGGATTTCGATGCGGCATTTAACGGCATTGCGGACAAATTAGAACGAATGGGTGCAGGTAAACGTCAAGTGAATTATCGTTTACGCGACTGGGGCGTGTCCCGTCAACGTTACTGGGGGGCGCCGATTCCTATGCTGACGCTGGAAAACGGCGATGTGGTGCCGGCTCCGTTACAGGATTTGCCAATCGTTCTGCCGGAAGATGTGGTAATGGACGGCGTGAAAAGTCCGATTAAAGCGGATCCGGACTGGGCGAAAACCACCTATAACGGTCGGCCGGCGTTAAAAGAAACCGATACTTTCGATACCTTTATGGAATCTTCCTGGTATTATGCGCGTTATACTTGCCCGCAATATCACGAAGGTATGCTGGACAGCGAAGAAGCCAATTACTGGTTGCCGGTGGATCAATATATCGGCGGTATCGAACACGCCACCATGCATTTGCTTTACTTCCGTTTCTTCCACAAACTGCTGCGGGACGCAGGCTTGGTTTCGACGGATGAACCGACTAAAAAACTGCTTTGCCAAGGAATGGTGTTAGCGGACGCCTTCTATTACACCAGCCCGACTAACGAGCGTATTTGGGTGTCACCGACTAAAGTGACGCTGGAACGCGACGAAAAAGGCCGTATCGTTAAAGCGTTAGATGATGAAGGGCGCGAACTGGTACACGCCGGTATGACCAAAATGTCGAAATCCAAAAACAACGGTATCGACCCGCAGGAAATGGTGGAAAAATACGGCGCCGATACGGTACGTTTATTTATGATGTTCGCCTCTCCTGCAGAAATGACTCTTGAATGGCAGGAGTCCGGTGTGGAAGGTGCCAAACGTTTCTTAGGCCGTTTATGGAATTTAGTGTTCGAATATAATAAAAATCCGGCAAAAACTGCGCTAAATCCGACCGCACTTTCCGGCGTACAAAAAGCCTTGCGCCGCGGTGTCCATAAAACCATTGCGAAAGTGTCCGACGATATCGGTCGCCGCCAGACCTTTAATACGGCGATTGCCGCAATCATGGAATTAATGAATAAATTAACCCGTGCGTCATTAGCCGGCGAACAGGATCGTGCAATTATGGGCGAAGCCTTAAGTGCGGTGGTGCGCATGCTTTACCCTATTACCCCGCACGTCTGTTTCCAATTATGGAAAGAGCTGGGTAACGAAGATGTCATCGACTTTGCGCCGTGGGTTCAGGCGGACGAAGCGGCAATGGTGGAAGAGGAAAAGCTGGTCGTGGTGCAGGTGAACGGCAAAGTCCGCGGTAAAATTACCGTGCCGGCGGATATGGCGGAAGACGACATTAAACAAGCCGCCCTTGCGGACGAAAACGTGCAAAAATTCCTGAGCGGATTAAATATCGTAAAAACCATCTATGTGCCGGGTAAATTGTTCAGCTTTGTGGCGAAATAA
- a CDS encoding alanine/glycine:cation symporter family protein — MESILSAIDSFIWGPPLLILLSGTGLYLTLRLGFIQFRHLPRAFVYMFKREGDGAGDVSAFAALCTALSATIGTGNIVGVATAIKAGGPGALFWMWLVALLGMATKYAEGLLAVKYRVRDKNGFMAGGPMYYIENGLGIKWLAKMFAIFGVLVAFFGIGTFPQINAITHAMQDSFNVPVVVSAAVMTVLVALIILGGVKRIASVSTLIVPFMAVLYVVTSVVILIINADKIPAALALVIESAFNPEAALGGALGITVMRAIQSGVARGIFSNESGLGSAPIAAAAAHTKEPVRQGLISMTGTFLDTIIVCTMTGLVLVITGVWNSAAEGAAATNAAFSLGLGTQLGATVVTVGLLFFAFTTILGWCYYGERCFVYLFDIRGIKIYRSIFILLVACGAFLKLDLIWILADIVNGLMAFPNLIALIGLRKVIVEETRDYFRRLSHADFDEEV, encoded by the coding sequence ATGGAATCAATTTTATCTGCTATCGACTCCTTTATCTGGGGACCGCCTTTACTGATTTTGTTATCCGGTACCGGTTTGTACCTCACGTTGAGATTAGGTTTTATTCAATTTCGTCATTTACCGCGGGCTTTTGTGTATATGTTTAAACGCGAAGGCGACGGGGCGGGCGATGTTTCCGCTTTCGCCGCACTTTGTACCGCTTTATCCGCCACTATCGGAACGGGGAATATCGTCGGGGTGGCGACAGCGATTAAAGCGGGCGGACCGGGCGCTTTATTCTGGATGTGGCTGGTGGCATTGCTGGGAATGGCAACCAAATACGCAGAAGGCTTGCTGGCGGTGAAATATCGTGTACGCGATAAGAACGGTTTTATGGCGGGCGGACCGATGTATTATATCGAGAACGGATTAGGCATAAAATGGCTGGCGAAAATGTTTGCGATTTTTGGTGTTTTAGTGGCGTTCTTCGGCATCGGAACTTTCCCGCAAATTAATGCGATTACTCATGCCATGCAGGATAGTTTTAATGTGCCCGTTGTAGTTTCGGCGGCGGTGATGACGGTCTTAGTGGCATTAATCATACTGGGCGGAGTGAAACGGATTGCTTCGGTATCGACTTTAATCGTACCGTTTATGGCCGTGCTGTATGTGGTTACTTCCGTGGTTATTCTGATTATCAATGCGGATAAAATACCGGCCGCTTTAGCGTTGGTTATCGAAAGCGCTTTTAATCCGGAAGCGGCATTAGGCGGTGCATTGGGAATTACCGTCATGCGGGCTATTCAATCGGGGGTTGCGCGCGGGATCTTCTCTAACGAATCCGGTTTGGGGTCGGCGCCTATTGCGGCGGCGGCGGCGCATACCAAAGAACCTGTACGTCAGGGGTTGATTTCTATGACGGGAACATTCCTGGACACCATCATTGTGTGCACTATGACCGGTTTGGTATTGGTTATTACGGGCGTGTGGAATTCCGCAGCGGAAGGTGCGGCGGCAACGAATGCGGCATTCTCATTAGGATTGGGTACGCAGCTGGGGGCGACGGTTGTGACGGTAGGGCTGTTGTTCTTCGCTTTCACCACGATTTTAGGCTGGTGTTATTACGGTGAACGTTGTTTTGTGTATTTATTCGATATTCGCGGCATCAAAATCTATCGTTCTATCTTTATTTTATTAGTGGCTTGCGGTGCATTCCTGAAGCTGGATTTAATCTGGATCTTGGCGGATATTGTGAACGGTCTAATGGCGTTCCCGAATTTAATTGCGTTAATCGGCTTGCGTAAAGTAATTGTGGAAGAAACCCGGGATTACTTCCGTCGTCTATCTCATGCCGATTTTGACGAAGAAGTCTAA
- a CDS encoding LPS-assembly lipoprotein LptE codes for MSKHIKKALFWAALFSLSACGFHFQTGQLVPKELQTLTFESSDPYSDMSMAMRRQLQLNNIKLVDAAENVPVLKITKISSNDEVVSVFKQGREAEKMLMLDVNATVRFPHKEAYPISTRVNRTFFDNSRAALAKSSEKEIMWRDMREQAARQLLSKMVALQHQVDHKPASETK; via the coding sequence ATGTCTAAACATATCAAAAAAGCTTTATTTTGGGCCGCACTTTTCAGCCTTTCCGCCTGCGGTTTTCATTTTCAAACCGGACAGTTAGTGCCCAAGGAATTGCAAACGTTAACCTTTGAAAGTAGCGATCCTTACAGCGATATGTCTATGGCGATGCGCAGACAGTTGCAGCTGAACAATATAAAACTGGTGGATGCCGCGGAAAATGTGCCGGTGCTGAAAATTACTAAAATAAGTTCGAATGACGAAGTGGTGTCGGTGTTCAAACAAGGGCGCGAAGCGGAAAAAATGCTGATGTTGGATGTGAACGCCACCGTTCGTTTCCCGCATAAGGAGGCTTACCCGATTTCCACCCGAGTTAACAGAACCTTCTTTGACAATTCCCGTGCGGCGTTGGCGAAATCTTCCGAAAAAGAAATTATGTGGCGCGATATGCGCGAACAGGCGGCTCGTCAGCTGCTCTCCAAAATGGTGGCGTTGCAACATCAAGTGGATCACAAACCGGCTTCCGAGACAAAATAA
- the glmS gene encoding glutamine--fructose-6-phosphate transaminase (isomerizing) → MCGIVGAVAQRDVAEILVDGLHRLEYRGYDSAGVAVLNNTHEMQIVRRVGKVKALDDAIAEKPLLGGTGIAHTRWATHGEPTQANAHPHRSDKIAVVHNGIIENYEELKVVLQERGYEFQSQTDTEVIAHLVEWELRSAGSLLEAVQKTVVQLRGAYGTVVMNQDEPEHLIVARSGSPLVIGYGVGENFIASDPLALLSVTRRFAYLEEGDVAEITRKSVQIYTREGQKVEREIHEGNFEADAADKGPYRHYMQKEIFEQPVAIMNTLDGRIKDGKVNIEAIGPNAADILAKVEHVQIVACGTSYNAGMVARYWFESIAGVSCDVEIASEFRYRKFVTRPNSLLITLSQSGETADTLAALRLAKESGYMSAMTICNVASSSLVRESDFAFLTRAGVEIGVASTKAFTTQLTCMLLLNAAIGRLKGHLTEEQEHHIIQSLQRLPAQIESALVFDKQIEKLSEDFAEKHHTLFLGRGEYYPIAMESALKLKEISYIHAEAYAAGELKHGPLALIDSEMPVVVVAPENDLLEKVKSNIEEVRARGGQLYVFADSDAGFTDADNFKTIVLPKVDEVTAPIFYTVPLQLLSYHIALIKGTDVDQPRNLAKAVTVE, encoded by the coding sequence ATGTGTGGTATTGTTGGTGCGGTAGCGCAACGTGATGTGGCGGAAATTTTAGTCGATGGTTTACATCGTTTAGAATATCGCGGTTATGATTCGGCCGGTGTAGCGGTATTGAATAATACGCATGAAATGCAAATTGTTCGCCGTGTCGGCAAAGTAAAAGCCTTGGATGACGCTATTGCGGAAAAACCTTTATTGGGCGGAACCGGTATTGCACACACTCGCTGGGCGACTCACGGCGAGCCGACTCAAGCCAATGCGCATCCGCATCGTTCGGATAAAATTGCTGTGGTGCATAACGGTATTATCGAGAATTATGAAGAATTAAAAGTCGTGTTACAGGAACGCGGTTATGAATTCCAATCTCAAACAGACACGGAAGTTATTGCCCACTTAGTGGAATGGGAGCTTCGTTCGGCCGGTAGCCTATTGGAAGCGGTACAGAAAACCGTGGTTCAGTTACGTGGCGCTTACGGTACGGTCGTCATGAACCAAGACGAACCCGAACATTTAATCGTTGCCCGTTCAGGCAGTCCGTTAGTGATCGGTTACGGCGTAGGTGAAAACTTTATCGCCTCCGATCCGTTGGCATTATTAAGCGTCACCCGTCGTTTCGCTTATCTTGAAGAGGGCGATGTCGCCGAAATTACCCGTAAATCCGTACAAATCTATACTCGCGAAGGTCAAAAAGTAGAACGCGAAATTCATGAAGGTAACTTTGAAGCGGATGCGGCGGACAAAGGTCCTTATCGCCATTACATGCAGAAAGAAATTTTTGAACAACCGGTCGCTATTATGAATACTTTGGACGGTCGCATTAAAGACGGTAAAGTGAATATTGAAGCCATCGGGCCGAATGCTGCCGATATTTTAGCCAAAGTGGAACACGTTCAAATCGTGGCTTGCGGTACTTCGTATAATGCGGGTATGGTGGCGCGTTACTGGTTTGAGTCCATTGCCGGTGTAAGTTGCGATGTGGAAATCGCTTCGGAATTCCGTTACCGTAAATTCGTAACCCGTCCGAACAGTTTGTTGATCACCCTTTCGCAATCCGGTGAAACGGCGGATACCTTGGCGGCCTTACGTTTGGCAAAAGAATCCGGTTATATGTCCGCGATGACAATTTGTAATGTGGCGAGTTCTTCATTAGTTCGCGAATCGGATTTCGCATTCCTAACCCGTGCGGGGGTGGAAATCGGTGTGGCGTCAACCAAAGCCTTTACCACCCAGTTAACCTGCATGTTGCTGTTAAATGCGGCAATCGGTCGTTTGAAAGGTCATTTGACCGAAGAACAGGAACACCACATTATTCAATCGTTGCAGCGTTTACCGGCTCAAATCGAAAGCGCATTGGTATTTGATAAGCAGATTGAAAAATTATCGGAAGATTTCGCGGAAAAACATCACACCTTGTTCTTAGGTCGCGGCGAATATTATCCGATCGCCATGGAATCCGCGTTAAAATTGAAAGAAATTTCATATATTCATGCGGAAGCCTATGCAGCGGGCGAGTTAAAACACGGTCCGTTGGCGTTAATCGACAGCGAAATGCCGGTTGTGGTAGTAGCGCCTGAAAACGATTTATTGGAAAAAGTAAAATCCAATATCGAAGAGGTGCGTGCCCGCGGCGGTCAGTTGTATGTATTCGCCGACAGCGATGCCGGTTTTACCGATGCCGATAATTTTAAAACTATCGTATTACCGAAAGTGGATGAAGTGACCGCACCGATTTTTTATACCGTGCCGTTGCAATTACTTTCTTACCACATCGCGTTAATCAAGGGTACCGACGTTGACCAACCGCGTAACCTGGCGAAAGCGGTAACGGTGGAATAA
- the holA gene encoding DNA polymerase III subunit delta, with protein sequence MALTRIFPEQLASSLSQRLASLYYLVGQDPLLLTESRDLIIKTATAQGFDERREVTVDNATDWIDLQERCQSRGLFFNKQIISLILPENLTALLQKNLAEFMAVLNEDVLLIVQFVRISKLFEKSEWHKRALNYETSIVQVNCQTPTAEQLPRWAANRVKAMGLTVGQDALQLLCYSYENNLLAMKQALELLALLHSDKKLTFERVQKVAEQSSTFTAFQWIDAVLAGKEARARRILNGLRAEDVQPVVLLRTLQRELMTLLELSKPTQRFNGIDEPLPVVQLREGFDRLKVWQNRRNLYLLTFQRLTYRKLYRIIQQLADLERTAKLDFGADIWDRLADISVKIALGK encoded by the coding sequence ATGGCTTTAACCCGTATATTCCCCGAACAACTGGCCAGCTCGCTAAGTCAACGCTTAGCGAGCCTTTATTATTTGGTCGGGCAGGATCCGCTATTGTTGACGGAAAGCCGGGATTTGATAATTAAAACCGCCACGGCGCAGGGCTTTGACGAGCGCCGGGAGGTGACGGTGGATAACGCCACGGATTGGATTGATTTGCAGGAACGCTGTCAGTCACGGGGATTATTTTTTAACAAGCAAATCATCAGTTTAATTTTACCGGAAAATCTGACCGCACTTTTGCAGAAAAATCTGGCGGAATTCATGGCGGTGTTAAATGAAGACGTGTTGTTGATTGTGCAATTCGTCAGAATTTCCAAATTATTTGAGAAAAGTGAGTGGCATAAACGGGCGTTGAACTATGAGACGTCGATTGTACAGGTGAATTGCCAAACGCCGACGGCCGAACAGTTGCCGCGCTGGGCGGCGAATCGGGTAAAAGCCATGGGATTGACTGTCGGGCAGGATGCACTGCAGTTATTGTGCTACAGTTATGAAAACAATCTGCTGGCAATGAAGCAGGCGTTAGAATTACTGGCGTTATTGCATTCGGATAAAAAACTCACTTTTGAACGGGTACAGAAAGTGGCGGAACAATCTTCGACTTTCACGGCTTTCCAATGGATTGATGCCGTGTTAGCAGGTAAAGAAGCGCGCGCCAGACGGATTTTGAACGGTTTGCGGGCGGAGGATGTTCAACCGGTCGTGTTGTTGCGGACATTACAGCGCGAATTGATGACTTTATTGGAACTGTCCAAACCGACACAGCGTTTTAACGGCATTGATGAGCCGTTGCCGGTAGTTCAACTCCGTGAAGGATTCGATCGTCTTAAAGTCTGGCAAAACCGCCGAAACCTTTATTTGCTGACCTTTCAACGCCTGACCTATCGCAAACTGTATCGAATCATCCAACAACTGGCGGATTTGGAACGCACCGCAAAACTGGATTTCGGCGCCGATATCTGGGATAGACTGGCGGATATTTCGGTGAAAATTGCATTGGGAAAATAA